A region from the Drosophila takahashii strain IR98-3 E-12201 chromosome 2L, DtakHiC1v2, whole genome shotgun sequence genome encodes:
- the LOC108063621 gene encoding uncharacterized protein isoform X2, whose amino-acid sequence MKPDILAFCILATTILGSGTSHVAGFLASSQTSTNGGGAGVEKVGNHQGVASGPPHRLHLPIFGVAVGGAPAAPSLDVQEAQERAVYDPGDELWFAHFTAELLHAQELGLAAVPPPAGPDYADAVYNELELASKFEVLKKMEEDLRAEQELVDKSALLMKMLEDPSLETLPLVYVEEEEPEAVIPSAGAEEYADLENAVQDLVLGQSKPKRSRYYRRYPWKRHNKNRGNYEPELRYACTPSKEDIFKLLVNLHENRKGNHSKTVNFCNRKRPAKAVFTNIRFLG is encoded by the exons ATGAAGCCCGACATCCTAGCGTTCTGCATCTTGGCAACCACGATCCTGGGCAGCGGGACAAGTCACGTCGCCGGCTTCTTAGCTTCCTCCCAGACCTCGACAaacggaggaggagcaggggtAGAGAAAGTGGGTAACCACCAGGGAGTTGCATCCGGGCCGCCACATCGCCTGCATCTTCCCATTTTCGGAGTGGCGGTCGGCGGGGCACCAGCTGCTCCTTCGTTGGACGTCCAGGAGGCCCAGGAGCGAGCTGTTTACGATCCCGGCGATG AACTTTGGTTTGCTCATTTCACGGCAGAATTACTCCACGCCCAGGAACTCGGATTGGCTGCGGTTCCTCCGCCTGCGGGCCCCGACTACGCCGATGCGGTATACAATGAACTGGAGCTGGCCAGCAAGTTCGAGGTGCTCAAGAAGATGGAGGAGGATTTGCGGGCCGAGCAGGAACTGGTGGACAAATCCGCTTTGCTCATGAAAATGCTAGAG GATCCCTCATTGGAAACTTTGCCCCTGGTTTACGTTGAGGAGGAAGAGCCGGAGGCCGTGATTCCTTCCGCCGGAGCCGAGGAATACGCCGACTTGGAGAACGCCGTGCAGGATTTGGTTTTGGGCCAGAGCAAGCCCAAGCGTTCGCGCTACTATCGCAGGTATCCGTGGAAGCGCCACAACAAGAATCGCGG CAACTATGAACCGGAATTGCGATATGCCTGCACGCCGAGTAAGGAGGATATATTTAAGTTGCTGGTCAATCTGCACGAGAATCGCAAGGGCAAC
- the LOC108063621 gene encoding uncharacterized protein isoform X4, translating to MKPDILAFCILATTILGSGTSHVAGFLASSQTSTNGGGAGVEKVGNHQGVASGPPHRLHLPIFGVAVGGAPAAPSLDVQEAQERAVYDPGDELLHAQELGLAAVPPPAGPDYADAVYNELELASKFEVLKKMEEDLRAEQELVDKSALLMKMLEDPSLETLPLVYVEEEEPEAVIPSAGAEEYADLENAVQDLVLGQSKPKRSRYYRRYPWKRHNKNRGNYEPELRYACTPSKEDIFKLLVNLHENRKGNHSKTVNFCNRKRPAKAVFTNIRFLG from the exons ATGAAGCCCGACATCCTAGCGTTCTGCATCTTGGCAACCACGATCCTGGGCAGCGGGACAAGTCACGTCGCCGGCTTCTTAGCTTCCTCCCAGACCTCGACAaacggaggaggagcaggggtAGAGAAAGTGGGTAACCACCAGGGAGTTGCATCCGGGCCGCCACATCGCCTGCATCTTCCCATTTTCGGAGTGGCGGTCGGCGGGGCACCAGCTGCTCCTTCGTTGGACGTCCAGGAGGCCCAGGAGCGAGCTGTTTACGATCCCGGCGATG AATTACTCCACGCCCAGGAACTCGGATTGGCTGCGGTTCCTCCGCCTGCGGGCCCCGACTACGCCGATGCGGTATACAATGAACTGGAGCTGGCCAGCAAGTTCGAGGTGCTCAAGAAGATGGAGGAGGATTTGCGGGCCGAGCAGGAACTGGTGGACAAATCCGCTTTGCTCATGAAAATGCTAGAG GATCCCTCATTGGAAACTTTGCCCCTGGTTTACGTTGAGGAGGAAGAGCCGGAGGCCGTGATTCCTTCCGCCGGAGCCGAGGAATACGCCGACTTGGAGAACGCCGTGCAGGATTTGGTTTTGGGCCAGAGCAAGCCCAAGCGTTCGCGCTACTATCGCAGGTATCCGTGGAAGCGCCACAACAAGAATCGCGG CAACTATGAACCGGAATTGCGATATGCCTGCACGCCGAGTAAGGAGGATATATTTAAGTTGCTGGTCAATCTGCACGAGAATCGCAAGGGCAAC
- the LOC108063621 gene encoding uncharacterized protein isoform X1 → MKPDILAFCILATTILGSGTSHVAGFLASSQTSTNGGGAGVEKVGNHQGVASGPPHRLHLPIFGVAVGGAPAAPSLDVQEAQERAVYDPGDELWFAHFTAELLHAQELGLAAVPPPAGPDYADAVYNELELASKFEVLKKMEEDLRAEQELVDKSALLMKMLEDPSLETLPLVYVEEEEPEAVIPSAGAEEYADLENAVQDLVLGQSKPKRSRYYRRYPWKRHNKNRGSYMNSINSNYEPELRYACTPSKEDIFKLLVNLHENRKGNHSKTVNFCNRKRPAKAVFTNIRFLG, encoded by the exons ATGAAGCCCGACATCCTAGCGTTCTGCATCTTGGCAACCACGATCCTGGGCAGCGGGACAAGTCACGTCGCCGGCTTCTTAGCTTCCTCCCAGACCTCGACAaacggaggaggagcaggggtAGAGAAAGTGGGTAACCACCAGGGAGTTGCATCCGGGCCGCCACATCGCCTGCATCTTCCCATTTTCGGAGTGGCGGTCGGCGGGGCACCAGCTGCTCCTTCGTTGGACGTCCAGGAGGCCCAGGAGCGAGCTGTTTACGATCCCGGCGATG AACTTTGGTTTGCTCATTTCACGGCAGAATTACTCCACGCCCAGGAACTCGGATTGGCTGCGGTTCCTCCGCCTGCGGGCCCCGACTACGCCGATGCGGTATACAATGAACTGGAGCTGGCCAGCAAGTTCGAGGTGCTCAAGAAGATGGAGGAGGATTTGCGGGCCGAGCAGGAACTGGTGGACAAATCCGCTTTGCTCATGAAAATGCTAGAG GATCCCTCATTGGAAACTTTGCCCCTGGTTTACGTTGAGGAGGAAGAGCCGGAGGCCGTGATTCCTTCCGCCGGAGCCGAGGAATACGCCGACTTGGAGAACGCCGTGCAGGATTTGGTTTTGGGCCAGAGCAAGCCCAAGCGTTCGCGCTACTATCGCAGGTATCCGTGGAAGCGCCACAACAAGAATCGCGG TTCTTACATGAATTCTATCAACAGCAACTATGAACCGGAATTGCGATATGCCTGCACGCCGAGTAAGGAGGATATATTTAAGTTGCTGGTCAATCTGCACGAGAATCGCAAGGGCAAC
- the LOC108063621 gene encoding uncharacterized protein isoform X3 translates to MKPDILAFCILATTILGSGTSHVAGFLASSQTSTNGGGAGVEKVGNHQGVASGPPHRLHLPIFGVAVGGAPAAPSLDVQEAQERAVYDPGDELLHAQELGLAAVPPPAGPDYADAVYNELELASKFEVLKKMEEDLRAEQELVDKSALLMKMLEDPSLETLPLVYVEEEEPEAVIPSAGAEEYADLENAVQDLVLGQSKPKRSRYYRRYPWKRHNKNRGSYMNSINSNYEPELRYACTPSKEDIFKLLVNLHENRKGNHSKTVNFCNRKRPAKAVFTNIRFLG, encoded by the exons ATGAAGCCCGACATCCTAGCGTTCTGCATCTTGGCAACCACGATCCTGGGCAGCGGGACAAGTCACGTCGCCGGCTTCTTAGCTTCCTCCCAGACCTCGACAaacggaggaggagcaggggtAGAGAAAGTGGGTAACCACCAGGGAGTTGCATCCGGGCCGCCACATCGCCTGCATCTTCCCATTTTCGGAGTGGCGGTCGGCGGGGCACCAGCTGCTCCTTCGTTGGACGTCCAGGAGGCCCAGGAGCGAGCTGTTTACGATCCCGGCGATG AATTACTCCACGCCCAGGAACTCGGATTGGCTGCGGTTCCTCCGCCTGCGGGCCCCGACTACGCCGATGCGGTATACAATGAACTGGAGCTGGCCAGCAAGTTCGAGGTGCTCAAGAAGATGGAGGAGGATTTGCGGGCCGAGCAGGAACTGGTGGACAAATCCGCTTTGCTCATGAAAATGCTAGAG GATCCCTCATTGGAAACTTTGCCCCTGGTTTACGTTGAGGAGGAAGAGCCGGAGGCCGTGATTCCTTCCGCCGGAGCCGAGGAATACGCCGACTTGGAGAACGCCGTGCAGGATTTGGTTTTGGGCCAGAGCAAGCCCAAGCGTTCGCGCTACTATCGCAGGTATCCGTGGAAGCGCCACAACAAGAATCGCGG TTCTTACATGAATTCTATCAACAGCAACTATGAACCGGAATTGCGATATGCCTGCACGCCGAGTAAGGAGGATATATTTAAGTTGCTGGTCAATCTGCACGAGAATCGCAAGGGCAAC